GCATAATAAGATTCAACAGAATGGTCATCCTAAAACCTCCAAATATGCCTTACAGTCATTGATGTTAAAGAGGGTAATAACTCTGGAACCTTAactagaaaaggaaaagacaaCTAAGCACAAGCGGAACTCTATTCTTCTTGGCCAACTTCAAGGTTCTTCAGTTTTGATTCCAATTCATCCTCATTGCCTTCACCCTTTTCAGATTCTTTGTCATCATCACCGTCATCATCTTCTCCTTCAGGATCATTCTCATCCAAAGACCCAAGCATATCAGGAGATTTCTTGAATGCATCCTTCACCTCATCTATGCCCTCATCAGAGATGAAATTTCCATTGATGTTCAGCAACTTAAAACCAGGCTTCTGAACCAGAGCTTGCGCCAACACCCGAGCCCCAGCTCTTCTGATTAAGTTGGTGTTCATATCAACTTCCTTCAACTGGGGAAGACCCTCTAACACTTTGCTGATCTGAATAGTACCTTCATCCTTAAGTTCATTCTCAGCCAAATTCAGCTTGGTGAGAAGTGTCTTTGCTGCTATACAACCTGCAATAGCAGGAACAGATTTAGCTTTTATCTCATTTCCAGCAATGTCAAAGACTTCAAGTGAAGGAGCTGATTCCTTGAGAGCATTAGCAATTGCAACTGCACCCTCATCTTCTAAGTTCAGGTAGCTAAGGTAAACCTCTTTCAAACTTTCATGCTTGGAGAGAGCTTTGCTCAATGCAACTCCACCTTCTACCCCAAACATGTTGTCCCGCAAATCCAGCTTCTTTAGATGGGTACAAGTCTCAAGTGCTTCAGATAAGGCAATTCCTCCCTCAGAGCCTACCCTAGTGGAGGAGCAACGGAAATCCTCCAATAGGGGAGAACGCTTCACAACCTCAGAAATAGCAATTGCCCCTTCATCTCCCGTCATATTATTATGAAAATGGAGGACTCTAAGCTTCTTTGTGGAAGGAATCAACTCACAAACCGCTCGAGCAGCTTCTTCTGAAATGCCATCATTGATCAAATAGAGTTCCTCCAAGCAACTTTGTGATTTGAGGAGTGCCCCAAAAGCCCTAACACCTTTCTCACCCAAGGCATTGTTAGATAGATCCAGAGACTCCAACGCACTACCTTCCAAAGCAGCTGCAAAGATATTCATGACTTCAAGAGCTTCTGCCTCTGGTCTCCCTGCTATAAAATCTGATAGGTCAACTTCTTTCAACTGATTCTTAAGGGAAACCAATATGGGCTCAACAACATGGGCTGCTCCTAGGCCAAAGCTTCTATTGCTGAAACATATTTTGGTGTAAGTATTCCCTGGCTCCATCAACGGCTTCAAAAGTTTCTCAGCTTCCTCGGCCTCAATAAAGGCCCGGACACCTTTAGATATAtcaaacagagtttgagtggGTGTAGTGTCGGATGTCACTTTGCTGTCCTCCTTGCttctaggtttttttttaagaactTCCATCAGGAGCTTACTACATTCCCGGGCATAAAGCTGCACTGCAGAACTTCCATCTCCATCTGGTTCCTTTTCATAGTTCTGGTCTGCAGTGGCAAAAGCCACATCCTCAATTCGTTTTGCATTTTGCTCAGCCTCTTCCTTACTGAGCAAGGCATACTTCTCAGTGAAAAGGGATTTAGTGCTAAGATTGTTTATCATCCGGTCCACAAGCACTTGCCTTGTATTTTGGCTTGGAGGCCATAGTTTAATTGAAAATGGCCGGCGTTCTGAATTCAGAGTTGAATCCATTGCAGCAAAACCTACAAATTCAGGCTTCACATATGTAAAAAAACAGTAATAAATACTTTAATAAAGAGATAAGCAGCCCACttataacataacaaacaTATAAAGTTTCAAATGTTAAATGACAAACATTGTAAATTTTCAAGATGAATGTTTCAGGAAATGAGATATAGAACTCCTATAATATCAGAAACAACATCTTTTAACCACGCATAATTCTTGACAACAGAAGTAGTGTTAATATGTAGGGTGATACTAAtgacaaaatttaaattctacATGAAACATTAGAAAATGGAACAGAAGAGAGATAGGGTTATAACCCTCAAAACACTGCGAAAGAAATCTTGGAATCTAGAGAAAAATAGTGATGCATAAAATTTATCTTCCTCTTCAAGGGAGGAGAAAATATGTATGcaaacaaaagtaaaagagTAAAACCTTCCTAAACTGTTATCATGCAAGTTACTCCAGTTTTCagcattttttttcatttactAAGGCAATTTttgccatatatatatagattccCAATATCTATTATTCCCCTTTATTCAGCATTACCAATCAAGTTTCTTCACTTTACCCTCTTTCTAGCAATCAATGGGAGGGTTGAGaaaattttacattttcatttGGCAAAAGGTATCATCAATAAAATGAGAGTGAAGCACTGATTTTTAGGcttctgaaaattttgtaaaatcttGGATATATTCTCATACAATTAAAGAATTACTACATTAAATTTTTCCCACCCTTGGTTTTTGTATAACTTTTTCCCTAAAACACTCTGGTCCAATCCACAGATTTCAGGGTAACtaaaaactatataaaaaataaaaaataaaaatcaacaaGACACACTCATAGCAGATACGTCCTCtcagaaaaccaaaaagataACACAACTGAGTTGCTCAACCATCTAATTCTTCACTATCAGAGCCACATTTTACAGTCCCGCAGCTCCCAATATGGGTTAACCCAATTGCAAACGGTCACGTTCGTTGTCCCTCTTCTCATCTCCAACTTACACTCACACATAATGGGCCAAAAAGTTAAATTTGTATTCTTGGATTTATTACTTATGGATCCAATAAACTCTTTGAAACCTCATTATCCAAAACTAAGCACGAAACTACAGATAATGTCAGAGTCTGAGAAAATTTCTATGCTATAAGACTATAATATTCGTGTGCAAAGAAAGCATAAAATTGTAAATAACCAAcgttaaagaaaaataaatctgTTCTTTTACATAGCCTACATGGGATCTTAGATAATATAGATTCATACATATCAAAGTACCCTCAAACTAAAAAGGGCACCCAGGCACCCTGTTTACCATCGAACCACCACAAAGATTCAAACTTTCACAAGAAAAATGATCTTGAACTAATCAGAACTTTATCAACTCAAAATGAACTATAAACCCAAACGAATCTAAACCCACCAAGTAAAACAACAGAGAACCAATATTAAGAAGCaatccaagaaaatgaaatgggCTTTAGCAGcttcaaaatattataaaagaaaaatgataccCTAAAACTGGAAAAAGATGAAAGATGAAGCAAAAGttgaagaggaagagatgggtacctttctttttctctccctgCTTTTGGGTGGGTTTGAGAGATATTGTACTTTGGGTTTATCTGAGATTCAAATGGAGCACTGAAATTAAAGGAATATAATGTGTTCTCAATTTCAAAGAGTGGGAAATGAGTGTGGAgggaaaaatgaaaacgaaGGGAGCGAAGTGGGTATTAGGTTTTTTGGATTTATATTTGGGGAACTCGAATCATTGATGTATCAATATCAATTATCATGTGCGTTTCCGGCCGCCACTTTTGATGTTTGGAAAGCCAAATAACATTGTGACAGATGCGGATAGGGTATTGCTCCCGTGAAGAATTACGAACAGTTTTTGACAATTCTTCTTATTTTAAAGAAGCAAAAAAGGAGTGCTAGtctgtttctttcttccttttttcttcttgctttttaaagaaaaaaagtatacATCTTTGGAAAAACGTATAAATTATTTACTATAAATGTATTAAAATTTGGAATATTTTTTAGTATTGTTCCCTGGGTGACAAAGAGAGAGCGCTGGTGGGCGTCTTATCATTTCAATGGTAAAAGTAAATATAGTAAGGGTGTGTGGAATATGTTTTAATTGGCGATCCCCTAAGTGACAAAAGGAGAAAGCCAATGAGCGTCTTACCGTTCTAATGGTAAAAGTAAATGCATTAAGAGTATATTTTTGAATCTGTAGTGCTAGAGACAACAAGTTTTAGACATCAACTGATGcgatatttttttagtttcgaAGAATAAATAAGATCCATATTAAGcccaaatgaaaacaaatgaaacattGCAACATCAATTGGTCTGCAAAAGTTAGTCTAATAAATTACTGTTTTTCAGCTATACCAATTCCATTAATAAAAGgggaaaatagaaaatatagagGAATTAAAAACACAACCATTGCAACACAATAAGCAAATCAATTCCACATCTTGAAACCAAGCTCACTATGTGAGAGATGAGAACTCTCTACCAATTTGGGATACGAAACACCTTCAAGGAGAAAGCAAATCCCGCTCAACTTTCACCTAGACACATGGTTAATGGTCTCCCAATCACCTCATGATCTCAAAGCACCTATTGATAGTACATCCACAAAATGAAGCAACTCTACCCCTCAACACAAAGATGCGATGGAGATCCACCtcatcaaacccaaaaaatgcaaagacaacaacaacaacaacaacaaaaaggcCTAAATGGCATATAGGAAGACCCTAATACAACTAGGGTTGAGAGAAACACCTTGCAAAACACTAGGAAAACAAGACCCTTGCACAAGAGTGACTAGGAAGAAAAACTCTCCACACAAATCGTCAGATGGTGGTGGTGCCAAGGGAAAAACCCTTGAAATCGAGGCCTGACTCAATCGCAGGATTTTCCCATGgtaatctttttatttatttatttattttataatgatCAAGAATGGTAAATTTGTGTCTTTAgtatttctctttttgaatTGGTGATCATTAAGTATGTATTGCACCGAATGCAACAAAAAGAGAGTGCCGACCCACCATGTTTGGGGAGGTGAGTGGCTTCATTCTCCAGTGAAGTATGGTGGACAATGGCTTGTATCACTTTCTGATGATGTTCTTCATCATCTGAATCATAATCAAACATAAAGGAAAAGATGGCCTTGCCACGGTTATCCATTGAAACTTTGAAATGATATGaaaagtatgagaatgaagaagatgatgtgtTTGACAACCAATGGTACTCTTCTTAAATAGATTTTGTGGACATTGTTGGGGTCTTTTTCCTTCGGAAGGCTCATCCGGCCTTGTTGATTCTTGAACCGCCATAGAGTGGTGAATCAAGCTTTCGTTACCCATTTTTCTAAGTTAGTGAGAACTAGGCCCAAAGATCCCGAGGGAGAAGCAAGTCCCAAGGGagtactttgttcttcttccagcGGTTGCGTGTTTTGTGCTGATGTTTCCGGCAACTAGACGAAGAGTTAGAGATGGTGCATCGATGTTGCACAGGCTTGGTACGAGAATTTGCTTTGGTGAATCAAGATAATACTAGGCTTGGCATGAAAGGCTTGTGGCTTGGGAGCTAAGAGAAAATGAGCATGAAGAAATAATTAAGGCTTGAGATTTTGGGTGTTTTCGGCAGCTAGACGAAGAGCCTGCGATGTTTGCATTTTCTTACCAAAAAGTTAATGACTATGGTTTTAACTTAGCTTGAGAGGATGAGTGTTTTAGACTTGGGATGGAGCTTtttgagtgagagagagagagagagagagatatatatatatatatatatatatataaaggatgGGTGGCTTTAGCAGATTTCTAGCAACTTTCGTCAAGCTCTTGGGTGGCTTgccagaagagaaaaaggggaagaaatggaagattccAAAGGTGAGaggtgatgcttgctctctttggatgtgtttatgggaaagaaaggaagaagatggaagaacaCAGTTTGAAATTAAAGCTTCCATCAATGAGTAAGGATGTTGCTCTCTCTGGATGAGTTGAAGATGACTTGTTGATGTAGATATGAGATTATatgagcttggcatgagagcttggagtgtgggagctaaagacccacaagtttagcaaatgagaatgcTTGTGCTTGGCTTGGTGTTTGATATGCTTGAGTTTGGGTGTTGAGAATTTATTGTTTGTGGCTATGGCTATGGGGATTTAAGAGTTTCAAGAGAATGAGGATGGAGGAAAAGCTTGAGGTTTGAAGGCTATGGTGTTTATAACTTGGAATAAAGGAAAAACTTGGAGTTATGCTTAGTGAAGCTTTATAGAGAAGATGATGGATTTCAAGGAGAGGAGGTTATGGCTGGGGTGCTTGCAACAACTAGGAAGGAGGTGTGATGATTGAAGAAGGGGGTTGATGGCTGCTGGGATGTTTGCAGCAACCAAAGCAAGAAGTTGTTGTGCTGCTCCAATAGTTAAAGGAAGGGCCTAAAGGCTGAAGAAGGGGGTTGATGGCTGCTGTATTGCTTGCAGCAGCCGAATGAGATGGCTTGATGGCTAAAGAAAAATTGGTGCCATTTGCCTGAGTCATGAATGCCAATTTATAAAATGTGAGggttttcctttatttccaATAGGTAAAGGGAGGTGCTGGAACCAGCCTATTTCCAATGGTTAAAAGGGAGCACTGGGCATGCTATTTTCTAGCAGGTGAAGCTATATACCATAAACTGATTATTTCCTATGGGTAAAAGGAAGCGCTGGAAACTGCTTGTTTCCAGCGGGTAATAAGGAGTGCTAGGAAAGGCTTGTTTCTAACTGGTAAAGCTAGGCATTTGAAAAATGACTATTTCCTATGGGTAAGAGAAAGTGCTTAAAAAATATCTCATTTGCTCACCCATATTGGGGAACTCTAAGTAATGGGCTTGGactttggtgctcccaagtagcTAGCCCAAAGTCTCCATTATCCAAGAGCTTCTGTGGGCCTTGTGGACCTCCGTAACCTTCCACACCACAATCCCTTGTGCAAGCCCCGTAAAACACATGACTTGGGTTCATGTGAGCTTGGTAGGTGATTGACATATTAAAAATGTATTATTGGCTTAACATGACATGCACactatttctatatttatttaatgaattaattcccaaaatataGTTTGGATTAATGCAAGATCaacattatatgttatattagGCTTTAAATATCTTTGGGCTTCTCGTgacttttttgggcctcaataGACATCTTCAATAAGAATGAAAGgagattgatgaaattgacaaaggaaaaataaattgagaaatagaaaaaaaaaaatttggtagATTATTTGATAAATGGGTGGGTATTTACATAGTTTGGAgtgagttttggggttggatatgatttagattaattgaaaatattattttgatcgttggatttaaatttcagctgtttgaaaatttttttttaaccgtTAAAATAGCTTGGACTTAACATGGATCGTTGATTTGAGTAactttttgaattattttttttaaaaaaatagatccAACGGCAACATCACCAGCTACTGCCACATGACGAGACAACAGCTGCAGCATAGCAACAGAGCGAGGCCCACAAAATCTTCCTTGCACATAAGCTGCGTCAACCATGAGTGGGCTCCACCAAAAAGCTTTCCAGTCCAGCTATGGTATTTGGGCTCAAGTTTGgattttcccaaattttggccCCTTAATTTTCTTGAGTTGGGAGAGGAAATGGGCTAaaatttgagatattttgaGTTTGGCTTCATGAgctggagatggcctaagAATGTGGAAGAAAAATACAAGGTATTTGATAAATATGGTGATTGTTCGGCATATTTCGGATATGAAAATCACATTCCAAAGTTCTCCACTACATTCTTTGTGTTGACTTGTACTCCAGCCTCCCTCCGAAAATTtggaattcaaaattcagattcAAATGATGTTAAAACCAGAAGGATTTAGAATTGGTTCAATCACAATCctgaattttcaattcaatattTGTTGTTGACAATAATTGTCTCATCGAACAAACAATTGTTCTCGTAATGAACAGAGAAACAAACAAGTTATGCTTTATGGTTCTTTGCTGAAATCATAAACATATGGGCTTAGCCCACTGGATAAATTTAAATCATTGTAATTGGCGTGTGatataaagttaaaaaatgccaccccaaaaagaaaagttcaaaaatagTCTAACATAAAACACAATCCTCAACATTTTCTTGAAATTCAGTACCCCTAAAAAAACATCATCTTGAAGAAACTAGCcaaggaaaatatatattatctggGATTCTTTACCAGTTTTCTTTCATACCAGACTATATAAGACTTGATCTTGACCATTCAAAATGATCTAAAGGTTACAGTGCTGCCATGTAATTAATGAACAAATTTTCATTCTCCTCAAAACTTCCCACCCCACCGTTTTTGCCTTCCATATTTTATTCACCCTCCCTCGCTGTGCCATGCGATGCTTCACAAGATGATAATGACTGACTACCTTAGAAAACTATATACACGAAGTGAGTGAAAATGCTGTCTGAGAATCATTCCTCCATACTTGCAACAGGCTTCAATTTCATACCCGGACTCTCGGAATTTCTAGATGCAGAGGGAGTGGCATATGAAACCGGTTACGGGTAAGTTGTCCTCCTGGGGCGGGATAAATTTGGACATCTGATTAAGGGTTTTCCCAGAAGTTGACAAGAATTACTGTCTGTGAGACATCACATTTAACACAGAACGCAAACACTGCATTTTACATGATCTGAGAACGAGCATTTGGCAAACGGAATAAGCAACTTACTCAGAGTCCAAGTAAGGACTCAGATAAAGCCCGCGATCCATCATCCAAGACTGCAAAACCTAAGGCCAGGGTTCTGAATTGTGACAGTCAaatgcatttccaatttgttctAGGGCAAAGATCAAATGAAATGCCTAATCTTAAGCTACTCCAACTAGCCTAACCATGCTATCAGGGCCAATCTTGAACTTTTAAGGCACAAACTCCACGACCAAGAGAAACATTTGCCAGGTTTGGTTCTATGAAATTACTTGAATTGTTATTCCATAACAATGAACAGCAAGGTAAGCTCAATAAGGCATTTGGGCACTAAAAACCCATTCAAGTGAATAGAACAATGACTAAGAATCAAACATCACAAATAAATAGAACCCAAAAAAGATTAAATCATTCCTGAAAATAGCATGAAAATACAACTAAGCATAAATATCCAAACCAAGGTTTTACCAAACACTTTAAAAATCCAtaacaaaaacttaaaactagaaaTTAAGCCAAAACAATGATAAGATCATTGGAAATGACAGTAAATAGCATAAATGGAAAAAAGGTGAGATGAGTATCTCTCAACGGTAAGACTTCTGGAACCTAGCTCTGGCACCGCGACCACCGAACTTCTTGGGCTCGCAGCGCCTGGGATCAGCGACGAGGAGAGTTCTGTCGTACCTGACCAAGATGTCCTTGATCTCCTTCT
The window above is part of the Prunus dulcis chromosome 1, ALMONDv2, whole genome shotgun sequence genome. Proteins encoded here:
- the LOC117622472 gene encoding RAN GTPase-activating protein 2; the protein is MDSTLNSERRPFSIKLWPPSQNTRQVLVDRMINNLSTKSLFTEKYALLSKEEAEQNAKRIEDVAFATADQNYEKEPDGDGSSAVQLYARECSKLLMEVLKKKPRSKEDSKVTSDTTPTQTLFDISKGVRAFIEAEEAEKLLKPLMEPGNTYTKICFSNRSFGLGAAHVVEPILVSLKNQLKEVDLSDFIAGRPEAEALEVMNIFAAALEGSALESLDLSNNALGEKGVRAFGALLKSQSCLEELYLINDGISEEAARAVCELIPSTKKLRVLHFHNNMTGDEGAIAISEVVKRSPLLEDFRCSSTRVGSEGGIALSEALETCTHLKKLDLRDNMFGVEGGVALSKALSKHESLKEVYLSYLNLEDEGAVAIANALKESAPSLEVFDIAGNEIKAKSVPAIAGCIAAKTLLTKLNLAENELKDEGTIQISKVLEGLPQLKEVDMNTNLIRRAGARVLAQALVQKPGFKLLNINGNFISDEGIDEVKDAFKKSPDMLGSLDENDPEGEDDDGDDDKESEKGEGNEDELESKLKNLEVGQEE